One part of the Lotus japonicus ecotype B-129 chromosome 2, LjGifu_v1.2 genome encodes these proteins:
- the LOC130736103 gene encoding EPIDERMAL PATTERNING FACTOR-like protein 5, with the protein MEPTPKKPKAALIVFLFLLLLILNNHTCQVHSRNLAIANSPSHAPGPATATATYKNKRSFDGRIRKANPIPRQGSFPATICHSKCNQCRPCVPVEVSIRTTMVVEENQYYPIAWRCMCHTNIFSP; encoded by the exons ATGGAACCAACACCAAAGAAGCCTAAAGCAGCACTCAttgtcttcctcttcctcctccttcttatCCTCAACAACCACACTTGCCAAGTCCATTCCCGAAACCTTGCAATTGCAAACTCCCCTTCTCATGCACCG ggtcctgcaacagcaacagcaacataTAAGAATAAGAGAAGTTTTGATGGAAGGATTAGGAAAGCAAATCCAATTCCAAGGCAAGGCTCATTTCCAGCTACAATATGCCATTCAAAGTGCAACCAATGCAGGCCTTGTGTTCCAGTTGAGGTGTCAATCAGAACCACAATGGTAGTTGAAGAGAACCAGTACTATCCCATAGCTTGGAGGTGTATGTGCCACACCAACATCTTTTCACCTTAA